In Deltaproteobacteria bacterium, the sequence TACTATTATCAAACCTTCTGAGACAGGGCCGGCAATAGTTCAACTGGCTAACTATCTACAAGGAAACATAATAAATAAAAATATTACCTTGCCGGTGCATTCTTATCCCACATTACACCAACTAAATCTTACACGTGGGTTTTAGTCAGGGGAGTGTCCCCTAGCTAAATCAAATTTTTAGAGCGTTAATAGAGTTCAAAATTGCGTCACGATGATTTTTTAATTTCAGCACTTCTCCTGATGCTTCAACAATTATAAGACGTGAGCCAGAAACAAATAATGCGATTAAATAACCGTAATCTTGCAGGCCTACAGGCGCCGCCAATTCTAGTAAGTAGCCTGGGATCTGGCCAGCGGTAATATCATTTTCGTTAGTAAAAATGTAGCCCGCATCAAGCATGCGTTTTTTCAATGCTTCGCGCCAAAAAACAACTTTCGCTTCTGGTGAATTTTTTTCTGTACGTACGCGATACACTACCCCATCAGGACTAACCGCGCGAAAATGATTTATACCATCATCATAAGCAGCAAACCCGTCAGGAACTTTTGCTTCAAAACGACGACACCCGTTTAGCAGCAACGTTGTTGAAAGCACGCTGGCAATTACCAGCAAAGGAAATAAGCTTTGAGAGTTGGTTTTCATTTGCGAAAGTCTTCAATAAGGTCGATTAAGTTTACGGTATTTAGCCAAGCAAAAGACGAACTGCCGTCACGTATTGGTGGTTGGCGTTCACGAAACTGAAAATTTACCGTTAAATCAGCAAAAGCAACATGATGTTCAATTAAATTTAAACTACCACGTAATTGTTCAATATCAGCAATGAGTTGAGTCATTTCATGTTCAATCGACACAATAGCATTTAAACTAGCACCATCTAATACCTTAAAATATCGCGCGAGCACTGCTTCGCGAGAGGCTACTAAAGTACGTTTTTCTTCAATATCAAAAGTTACATCTGTGCTGTTATAAGTCTTTTGTATTACCTTACCTAAGCTTTCAGCCATAGCAATAACTTTTGCTAGCGCATGGTGTGGCACCCGTAAAACTACATAGTCATTTTGCCTTTGTGAAAAATAACCGCCAAGTTCTTCGTTGCGTTTAATTAAATCATCGGCAGCCTGCGTGCGATCAGTCACTTTTAAAACCAATGACGTTGAAACCGTTACTTTAGGTGCTGACGCTTTTGCACTAACAGCGCATAGAGAAAGCAATAAAAAAGCAGAAAAAGCACCTCTTGCTCCCCTAATCATGATTCACCTCGCTCTAGTATATTGTTTACCGCATCATGATAACGTTGTTCGTGTTTTTGTGAAGGGTAGTAGATTTCGACAATTTGTAA encodes:
- a CDS encoding DUF4349 domain-containing protein: MIRGARGAFSAFLLLSLCAVSAKASAPKVTVSTSLVLKVTDRTQAADDLIKRNEELGGYFSQRQNDYVVLRVPHHALAKVIAMAESLGKVIQKTYNSTDVTFDIEEKRTLVASREAVLARYFKVLDGASLNAIVSIEHEMTQLIADIEQLRGSLNLIEHHVAFADLTVNFQFRERQPPIRDGSSSFAWLNTVNLIDLIEDFRK